From Quercus lobata isolate SW786 chromosome 11, ValleyOak3.0 Primary Assembly, whole genome shotgun sequence:
AAAGGGGTTTAAGCTGTTGGGGTTAGTAGCATATTataactatctcaaaaaaaaaaaaaatgttgttacTAAAAAACTATATGCCCATTACATTTTTGGGTCACTGACATGTAGGATATGGTTCAGATTTCTGTGGGAAGCCAAGTTACATGTCTGCAACtataaaattaagtttttagGGTTCAGTACAGTGATAGTTATAATTATTGCAAAAGGTTGAACAATTAAGCCAAAGATAATAACATGACATGACATAGCTTATCGAATGCACTTTTAATGGCATTCTTGTCAACCTTTTGTTCCCTTCGTCATGCTTGCTCCCTGGCAACCCCATCGCTTGTCTTTACTAAATATATAGTTACCTATGTTTGcttcaaattatatatgatttttaaacttttatggTCCGTTTAGATTGAGGTGGAGGAAGGGGGAGTTGGCCCAACCAACTCCTCTAGATACTGGAATAAAAGATCCCAATGTTGCATCTGTGGATTGAGCCTATTTTCaaccaactctactctactcccctccactcccccTTCCtctcccctcaatccaaacgggcccttagggaaatggaaaattttagagaaattttGGTTCATGTCAAACAAAACATAGATGGACAGGATCCAATTGCTGtggaaaaattacaaataatagtgaaggaacaatttttctttctttttttggatgaggGGATGGAAGGGTTTCTTAGTTTCGAATCTCACTGATGGGGCAGTGATTATGGCATctattttaaattgtttcaCTTATAAGTTGCACATTCTGAAACAACTGTTCACTCTTGCAGTTCTTCTGCTACCTTTTCTACCTAGGAAAGATTAGGACAATATAGTCGGAGTATTCAGATGCAAAGAATCCCTCCTGCAGCTGCTCAGAAAGCCCCTATTGCTGCACTTGGTTTTCGAGTTCAATGTAACAAATGGGTAGTCATTGTTTGCTTACTGCTAGGAGAAATTCCTGAAAGGACCATTTTTATGCAAAAAGTCATGCTTCAGGTTTTGAGACCATACTTTGAAAGTCATGCAGAATGTAGATACAATGACATCCAAGTTCTAATAATATATACCTAAATCCAAAAATGCAGACTGCTGCTTTAAAGTTGTGGCCGAGTTAAGTTTTGATctgaattaaaatataaaatcagataagaaattattttttaaataaaacggCTAAATTTTCGCAAGTgaagattataatttttaaacatgtaaaatttcatgattgATTTCTAAAATGATGTGAAATTATATTGATTCTACTCTACCCTAGTATCTATTGAATCTGATTATAACTTAATcttaaaaattatagtcccTCCCGCATATCCATCTTTTCTTTGGGAGATGTCCACATTCTAAAATAAGTACCCGTTTGGGTATTGATGAAAAGGCAGCGTCTtgcgtttgtgttttttttttttttttttttttagatgagcATTCTATGGCTGTGGTGTGTTTCCAGTGGGTTcggtgcactgttcacgggacccacaaacctttttttttcaacaaaactttcattaaaaatggattccacgacattattcacacatttaaaaattattttgctatagtgttttcagttttcagcaaaataagcggtagccaaacacaccctaagtcTATAAAATGATACTTTTAAAATTTACCTAAAAAAGTTGTgcctttttgaaaattttaagaagtgTTCGATAAACAAACCAACTAATTTCAATTGTTTGGTAAGCAAGGGGTTTGGAAGTTTAATCCTGTTTCCAAAGATTGGAAATCTCTTTTCTTGGGAGATAGACATGAGATGCTCCCAGAATATCACCCTCCGAGCATGTGAAATGGCAGGGTTGTTGTATTCCCACCTCAAGAAGTTATTGAGGTTGTGCAATGGTCTACATATTTGGTAGGGcaattttttgacaaacagTAACCATTTTTCCTGGTAAAGTGGTCTGTTTAGACTTTGTGGAAGCTGTTTGGTAAGAGGTGGAGGTGTTTGCTTTTGAGAAGGGCCTTATCTTGTGTTTTGGTTCAAGATTGGGATGCTGTCCTTAATGCTAGATTATGGTATGTGGCCAATAGACCCCTCTTTCTTTGAAGATGGCAGCTTGGTTTGCAACTTAGTAATCTAAAGTTGGGCAAAATTCCTATCTGGGTGAAATTTTTGCAACTGCCTATAGAGTTATGGACCCCGAAGTGCTTGAGTTATTTAGCAAGTAGAGTGGGAAGGCCATTATATGCTGATGCAGTCCCTTAACAACACCAGATGCTTGGATATGCTAGAGTTTGTGTGCAaattggatttgatgatgaacttCCTGATTCTTTGGTTGTTGAATTGCCTGATGGAAAGATCTTGGAAATTGGAATTGAGTATCCATGTAAGCCTGAAAATGTTTGCATTGCAAAGCGTTTTGTCACTTATCCAAATTCTGTCCTTCTAAACCTTCCAAGAGTTGGGTTCCCAAGAATAAGGGTCAAGTTCACAGGACCTCCCTCCTCTCTGAAGATATCTGTGGCTGGGGGTGGAGGAATTTCTGTGTCACCTAATAGATTTGGCCCTCTTCAGGTTGGGAATGGTAATGATGGGGGGGCTACAGGAGCAAGTCTCTGTCCTCAGGAAAGATGACTTGAGTGCACTTCAAGATAAAGCTAACATTTCTGAGTCCGCGGGTGGTACTGTGAATGATGTTGTCCCTGTTCCTCTAGATACTGGAATGAAAGACCCCAGTGTTGCATATGTGGTGTCCCCCAATCCTAGGCAAGGAAATAGGAGAGTCACTAGAGCTCAAGTGGTTGCTGGGATGAAAGCTGAAGGGTGTGAGGAAGGGGCACCAGTCCAGTTCACTCTATTGGAATTTTTGGATGCTGGCATAAAGAAGGGAGCTAAACTAAAGTCAATAAAACCTGTGAAAGCCATGGGAAAGGGTAAGATTGTGCTTAACCCTGTTAATACTCCAATGGTGAGTGATGTGAACAGTTTACTTGAAAATTGTTAGACGATAGTGTTGTGATTGAATGTGTGGGGTCTAAATGATCCTTCTAAACAAAGAGAGGTAAAGAAATTAATTAGGGATCAAAGAGctgatttgttttatttagttGAGACAAAGTTTAGAGATAGGAATGGCCTACAGATAAAAGAGGCCTTATTTCCAAATTGGGGTTTCCTCAATAATTATGATAATCATGAATTAGGAAGAATTTGGGTTTGTTGGAACACTAATATTTTCCATGTCTTAATGGTGTTAAAGGCTGATCAAGTTATCCATTGGGAGGTGGTGTTTCTTTCTAATTCAGCAAAATGGGAAGTGCCTTTTGTTTATGGTGCATACTGTGGTTTTAAAAGGCAGGAGCTGTGGCAAGCCATTTCTGGATTACAATGGAGGACTAGAGATAGACCTTGGGTGGTTTTGGGGGATTTCAACGTAGTTAAAGACTGGAGTGAGAGGTTTGGGGGATTGGGAAACCCTAGTTTTGAAGCTGAATTTGCTAATTGGATGGGTGTTCAAGGACTATTTGATCATCCTTATATTGGTGTTCTGTTCTCTTGGAATAATAAGAGAGATGCTACTGCATTTTTGGCTAGGAAGTTGGACAAAGCCCTCAGTAATTCTATTTAGTTATCTGTTTTTCCTTAGACTCTGGTTGAGTTTTACCTCCTGGGATTTCAGGCCATGCTGCCATCTTTTTATCCCTTTTGCCTGTGCAGAATGCTAGTCCTgattcttttaatttctttaatttcttaaCTGCTAATGATCATTTCCTTGAAATTCTAAGTCAAGTGAGGTCTTAGGTTGTTCATGGAACTCCTATGTTTCTCCTCTACAAGAAATTAAAGCTCCTGAAATTTGAGTTAAAGGTCTTTAACCAGACCAGGTTTGGAGGAATTTCTGTGAGACTTGAAGTTGCTAAGGCTCAACATGACTCAGTCCAGTTAAGTCTCCTGAATAATCCTGGTTGTTCTGAACTCTGTAAGTTGGACAAAGTGCAGAGGAAGCTCTTGATTTGTACAAATCTGTTAGTAGTGCAGAGGAAGCTTTTCTCAGGCAGAAATCACGGGTCTATTGGCTGAGGTTGGGTGACCAAAATAGTGGCTATTTGCATAGAATGGTGAAAGTGAAGGCagctaaaaaataaactaaaatgtCTTTATGATGCTTCTGGGGCAAGGGTGGATATTTGGCAGATTAAAGAGTTAGCAGTGAATTTCTATCAGCAGCTAATAGGGACTTCTTTGGTTCTATTTCTGACCTTGCTCAGATTATGCAGTAGACCCATCCTGAGCAGCTGAGAATGGAGTTGCAACAGGAAGTTACAGATAGGGAGATTCAAGACACTTTGTTTTTCATGGACGGTGACAaagcccatggtcctgatggaTATACCGTCCACTTTTTCAAGAAAGCTTGGCATATGGTGAAGGGTGATGTCTTGGTTGatattcattctttcttctcctCATCTAAGCTCCTAGGTGAAGTGAATGCTACCATTATCACTCTTGTACCTAAGGTAGCTAAACTATTCCACCATGTCTTTGTTTAGACTTATTTCTTGCTGCAACATTATTTACAAATGCATTACTATGCTGCTGGCCAATCGTCTTAAAGCTTGCCTTGATATTCTCATAAGCCCTACTCAAACAGCTTTCATTCCTGGTAGAAGTATAAAGTAAAACACACAGGCATAATACTAGTACATCTTTTAAAAGTCTTCatgattttctttgatttgatttgataaaTCTTTTATAATATGGATTGAACTAATAAGATTTGTTTACATACAGGATTAAGTTTTCTGCTTTTGTAGATTGTCTGCGAGTAATGATATGAATCAGGTTCTATATATTGCTGCAGTGACAGGTGAAAATCAGACTAGAAGCCATCCTTCCAGTTTTTGAAAGAGTGCTTACCTTTTATACCGTACCATTTCATGAGCTGATCATTGTGATTATTATTCTACATAGGTAAAGGTAGAAACATTGTAACATGGGATACAAAAACCTGGAAGAGGATAGGATCAAAGACTGTAGTACGTGACACAATTTTGGCCTTAATTGTTTCACGAGATGGAAAGCTACTTGCCTGgtaaaaaaacttgtttggctaGTTCAAGTTCTCGTGGAGATGAATTTTCACCTTCCtcgtgattttatttttcaagttcTGTATCCTTGATAGATGTGATTGTTCTTTTTATCACCAACAATCCTCCCATCTAGAGTTATCTACAGTAGATGTATCTCACTATGGTCAACACTGAGAGAATACaacttactttttttaaaagacaTCCTGCAATAGTCTCTGAGACCGTTGGCTTAAGGAAAATGGTTTATATGTCATGCCCTCAATCTGTTTGCCGTCTTGAAATGACTACAACTTGCATTTTTGGTCCAATCCTTTGTGGGAAGGACCTCCTCTATTTCTGAAAAAATGAACTTCTGTTTTTTTTGGTCTGTAACGATACTTACGGTGTGGTGTATGTTTTAACTCTTACAATGCATCTTCTCGAGCACTTAACATTTCCTCCTTTGATTGGTTGACATTCAGTGGGACAACTCAAggtgatgtttttattttaaattcagcCAGTAAGCAGTTTCGGACGGTTGTTAGGAAAGCACACCTTGGCTTTGTAACTGCACTTTCATTCTCGCATGACTCAAGGTTGTAACATACATATCTGCATTTTACTTCTTGATCACAATATTGCTGCAGCTCTTTCCTTCAATTAATTTGACGGAGAAGCATGTAAACTCTGAATACAGGGCTTTGGCATCTGTATCCCTGGACTCAAGTGCAAGGATGACACTAATTGAGGAAAAGAAGGAAGCTGGTACACGCCTCACTTGATTATTTGATCcgattatttaataatttatccATTTCCCGCTGTTGAATTGGGGGTTTGTTTATCTTGTGTTGATTTCGgattctctctcaattttttttttcttttcacaggAGCATGTAGCTAGTGGGCCATCTTGTTCGTCATTTTACTTGCCATTGTTGTGTATTTACTATTTTATGAAGAATCAAGTTAAGGTGGCAAAATCCGACCTAACACAACATGAAGTTAGCAGGTTATGGGTTGAGATTTAATGGGTTTGTGTCATATTTAGGTTGACATGAATGACTCCTTCTATAAACTTTTCATGTTCGTGTCCAACTCACGGAACTTGTTTGATTTGTCTAACTAAATGTCATTAACCAATATACCATTCAAAAtcctaggtatataaacttattttctttcttagttGCATTCTCCGAAGTCCCATGGCCGCCTCTCACTTGACCTCAATTTCACCTTATTTTCTTTGCCACCTAGCCACCGTGACCCTTCTGTCATAGGGGTTGCATTCACTTCTCTCTGTCACTTGAAACCCTagtttttatcttcttttactttcttctttgAATTCTTTGCCATTGTCGTATCATTGTCATCGTCCTTTACTCTTACCTTTATCTATGCTTCTTAAATTGATTATTGTGATATGACATTAGCTATTgtagtttattttgtttcacatattgtgattgattatttatgatatTAAGATATGCTTCagttttaaatgattttttgtgATGCAGTTATTCtgttagttttgaattttatatcaaaaaaactatttgtttggtttttcataatttagatcaattaaattaatactattttctttcttcttgttttgaTAGAATTTGAC
This genomic window contains:
- the LOC115968395 gene encoding SEC12-like protein 2, with the translated sequence MNQVLYIAAVTGKGRNIVTWDTKTWKRIGSKTVVRDTILALIVSRDGKLLACGTTQGDVFILNSASKQFRTVVRKAHLGFVTALSFSHDSRALASVSLDSSARMTLIEEKKEAGACS